One Mycolicibacterium parafortuitum DNA segment encodes these proteins:
- a CDS encoding carboxymuconolactone decarboxylase family protein: MSDASADRIARLVTLSSGDDRADTLIRLTCGRALSLPPLPSPTDPPDGHTDAEQILMAFAEQFSVDVTGISDNQRNRFIGAYGDNAFRVVVAIFVADFLPRVWAGCAALGLGKPGWTAEAVIDRDADPVAVVLGGFVPAVARMREVDAVTTEVVRLRGADAHNCRLCKSLREGHALDAGGSEDLYSQIADFEHADGLTDAHKAALRYVDTLVWSPSRIEPEVVDGMRKHFSGKQMLEITLDVMRNAANKIAVSMGADAPRVAEGTERYEVDEQGQTIFA; the protein is encoded by the coding sequence GACCGGATCGCCCGGCTGGTCACGCTGTCGTCGGGCGACGATCGCGCCGACACCCTGATCCGGCTGACCTGCGGGCGGGCCCTGTCGCTGCCACCGCTGCCGTCGCCGACAGACCCGCCCGACGGGCACACCGACGCCGAACAGATCCTGATGGCGTTCGCCGAGCAGTTCAGCGTCGACGTGACCGGCATCAGCGACAACCAACGCAACCGCTTCATAGGGGCCTACGGCGACAACGCGTTTCGGGTCGTGGTCGCGATCTTCGTCGCCGATTTCCTGCCGAGGGTGTGGGCCGGGTGTGCGGCGCTGGGGCTCGGGAAGCCGGGCTGGACGGCCGAGGCGGTGATCGACCGTGACGCGGATCCGGTGGCGGTGGTGCTGGGCGGTTTCGTGCCCGCGGTCGCGCGGATGCGCGAAGTGGACGCGGTGACCACCGAGGTGGTGCGGCTGCGCGGGGCCGACGCGCACAACTGCCGGCTGTGCAAGTCGCTGCGGGAGGGGCATGCGCTGGATGCGGGCGGCTCGGAGGATCTGTACAGCCAGATCGCCGACTTCGAGCACGCCGACGGACTGACCGATGCGCACAAGGCCGCGCTGCGGTACGTCGACACGCTGGTCTGGTCGCCGTCGCGGATCGAGCCTGAGGTGGTCGACGGGATGCGAAAGCACTTCTCCGGCAAGCAGATGCTGGAGATCACGCTCGACGTGATGCGCAATGCCGCGAACAAGATCGCGGTGTCGATGGGTGCGGACGCCCCGCGGGTCGCCGAGGGCACGGAACGCTACGAGGTCGACGAGCAGGGGCAGACCATCTTCGCCTGA